The DNA sequence TGGGGCCCGGTGTACGCCGACTCCGAAGGGGCGAGCTGTGTCGCCTGGGCTGACGGCGAACGCCGCCTGCTGGGTGTAGACGAGTGTCGGGCGCTGGCGAACGACCCCGAACGCCTCGCCGAGATCGGTCCGGTGGCCGAACCCGGCTACACGATCGTCTCGGAGATCGGGTACGTGATCATCCTGCTGATCGCGCTGATCGGCGTCATGTTTCTGCTCCGGCGGCTCGACATCCAGCGCTACCGGGTCGGCTTCTTCGCGCTGTTCCCGTTCATGCTGTTCGGCGGCGCGCTCCGGGTCGTCGAGGACGCGAACGTCGCGGCGATCCGCGCCGGCGTGGGCCAGCCGATCAGCTACCCGCTGAACACGCTGCTCATCAGCCCGCTGATCTACTTCACGATGTTTTTCTTCGCGCTGGCGGCCGTCGTGATCTCGGTGTGGCTCGACCGCAACGGGTACGTCTCCGGCTACGAGTACCCGCTGGCGGGCATCGGAACGGCGGCGCTCGTCGCCTGCGTCGGCTATCTCGGGGCCCTCGCGGCGACGAAGGAGTACGTGTACTTCTACCCCGCGATCCTCGGGGTCGTGCTCGTCGGCGCGACGCTGTCGGCCGGGATCACATGGGCGCTCGTCAAGCGATACGCGCCCGAGGTCAACCGCGGGACTGGGCTGATCGGGCTGGTGATCATCTGGGGCCACGCCATCGACGGCGTCGCCAACGTCGTCGGCCTGGACTGGGCCGGCGAACTCGGCGTCCACTACGGCGACCTCGGGCCGAAACACCCGGTCAACGCGGGGATCGTCGACCTCACCGACGCCGTGTTGCCGGCCAGCATCACCCACTACACCGGCACCGCGTGGCCGTTCCTGTTCGTGAAGCTCGTCGCGGCCGTCTTCGTCGTCTGGATCTTCGACGAGCAGATATTCGAGGAGAACCCGCGCTACACGATCATCCTACTGATTACAGTGCTCGCGGTCGGTCTCGGGCCCGGAACCCGGGACATGCTCCGGGCCACGTTCGGCATCTAGCGCCGCGAGCGCCCGCTCCGGGAAATGTCGGCTCCCGCAGTCGGCACACACCGCAACGTCCACCGTCCCAGTCACGTTCGCATTAACCGCGTCCGCTCCCAGCGTTTGCTCTTCGAGTCGCCCCCCACACGTCGCACAGCCGAGGTCGAACTCCGTCGTCATTCCGGTCCTCCGAAGAAGCCACGTACGTTCATGCGATAGGATGACACACCGCTAGGGAGTACGTGGGGTCCCAACATAAAGTTACGTGCTGGGGGAATAGACGACGCTCGCCGGGATCAGACGGCGGCTCAGGGGTACGGATGGTGTCGCCGGTCGAGGCGCGGTTCGAACCCGAGGTCGGCCGGGACGGTCCCCGCACGCTCCCCGAAGACGGGGTCGCCGGTGAACAGCGGCTGTGCGCCGGGGACGACGACCCGGACGGCCTCCAGGTCGATCCCTGCCGCGTCCCGGGTCGTCAGCCGGGCGGCGTGGGGCGTCAACCCGGCGTCCGCGACCCGGTCGACCACGGCGTCCAGTTCCGCCGCGCCGGTCGGCACGTCGCCCGGACCGACCCGGTCGCTCGGCACCGAACCGTCCGCGTCGAGGAACGCCTCGGCCTCGGGCGGGCGGTCGGCGTAGTCGGCGATGGCGCTGGGGTCCTCGGCGGCCTCCGCCGGTCCCATCGAGCGCAGTTCCGTCCAGTTCTGGACGGCCTCGGCGAGCGCCGCCGTCGCCGCCCGGTCCGGGTCGAGGTCGGCGTCGGAGCCGACCGCGAATCGCGGCCACTCGCCGTCGCGGTGGACGGCGACGCTGACGACCGGCACGTCCACGTCCTGTGTCACCAGCAGCGGCGTCACGGTCAGCCCCTCCGAACGCGCCCGGCGGGCCAGCGTCTCGAACCGCTCGTCCTCGACAGTCAGCCCGAGCGGGTCGAACGTGGAGTACCAGGCGAGCATCGTCGCGTCGCGCTCGACCACCTCGTACAGCCCGGACAGCAGCGCGCCGACGGTGGAGGTGCCGAGCCCGAGACCGGTGGTGATCGACTGGAGGTGGCGCTGTTCGGGCGGCGGGAAGTGGACCGCCTCGGCCGGGAGCGAGACCGGGTCGCCCGACGCGAGGGTCTCGCCGGGCACCCACGGGATCGGCTCGTCGACCGACTCGTCGGTACCGCGGACCAGATCCGACGGCGGAACGGCGTCCGCCACGTCGTCGGGACGCGCAACGCGGAACTCGTCCTCGCGGTAGACGCCCGCGCAGTACCGCTCTATCGCCTCGCCGAGCGCCTTCATGAACGCCCGGTCCCAGTCGGCGTCGACGCCGGCGGCCTTCGCGGCGGCCGACGCGTCGCTGAACCCCTCCGTCTCGGCGTTGTTCGCCAGGTAGTACGGCGCGGGGAACGACTCGATCTCGCCGACGGAGTTGACGAGACCGACGCGCTCGTCCAGCGCGCGCTCGGCGCGGGCGAGCGCGGCGTCCACGTCGACCGCCTCGTGGTCGCGGCCGAGCGAGCGGTCGCGCTCGCCGCCGCAGTCACACCCCGGAACCGGGCGGAACTCCCGGCGTGCGTGGGGCACCTCGACGACGCCGCCGAGGATCGACGACTCCCCGCCCGACAGCAGGGTGACGGCCTCCCGGCCCGCTATCGCGCCCGCCAGCCGGACGGCGGCGCGGTCCGCCGAGGCGTCCTCGGCGACTTCCCCGTCGGACGCGTTGGCCGCGACGCGCTGGCGCAGGCAGTCGAAACAGCCGGACGACGGCGCGAACCCGGCGACGGCGGCGTCGATGGCCGCCAGCGGAACGCCGCCCAGACCGCCCACCTCGACGGCCAGCCACGGCGTGCCGCCGTCGCGGGCCGCCCGGTCGGCCGC is a window from the Halostella salina genome containing:
- a CDS encoding DUF63 family protein, with amino-acid sequence MDDVLDRIDPERGWAALVAALVACFSIGSVVFPRTVYAEFVWHYFWGPVYADSEGASCVAWADGERRLLGVDECRALANDPERLAEIGPVAEPGYTIVSEIGYVIILLIALIGVMFLLRRLDIQRYRVGFFALFPFMLFGGALRVVEDANVAAIRAGVGQPISYPLNTLLISPLIYFTMFFFALAAVVISVWLDRNGYVSGYEYPLAGIGTAALVACVGYLGALAATKEYVYFYPAILGVVLVGATLSAGITWALVKRYAPEVNRGTGLIGLVIIWGHAIDGVANVVGLDWAGELGVHYGDLGPKHPVNAGIVDLTDAVLPASITHYTGTAWPFLFVKLVAAVFVVWIFDEQIFEENPRYTIILLITVLAVGLGPGTRDMLRATFGI
- a CDS encoding YcaO-like family protein; translation: MKVTYVGDGPAVEAARAALEDAGVEGSSGTPGSVAAADFALVSAVAGDDDFAAADRAARDGGTPWLAVEVGGLGGVPLAAIDAAVAGFAPSSGCFDCLRQRVAANASDGEVAEDASADRAAVRLAGAIAGREAVTLLSGGESSILGGVVEVPHARREFRPVPGCDCGGERDRSLGRDHEAVDVDAALARAERALDERVGLVNSVGEIESFPAPYYLANNAETEGFSDASAAAKAAGVDADWDRAFMKALGEAIERYCAGVYREDEFRVARPDDVADAVPPSDLVRGTDESVDEPIPWVPGETLASGDPVSLPAEAVHFPPPEQRHLQSITTGLGLGTSTVGALLSGLYEVVERDATMLAWYSTFDPLGLTVEDERFETLARRARSEGLTVTPLLVTQDVDVPVVSVAVHRDGEWPRFAVGSDADLDPDRAATAALAEAVQNWTELRSMGPAEAAEDPSAIADYADRPPEAEAFLDADGSVPSDRVGPGDVPTGAAELDAVVDRVADAGLTPHAARLTTRDAAGIDLEAVRVVVPGAQPLFTGDPVFGERAGTVPADLGFEPRLDRRHHPYP